One window from the genome of Isachenkonia alkalipeptolytica encodes:
- a CDS encoding ComEC/Rec2 family competence protein: MEVKRLFIPLFFALMAGMIGNHYGLEKHEMIIGAMAITCFVVVVVITVATFTGVDFGRKLISKSFFLLIALSFLLIGHQLYSHHVEKDPLAFFTEQDSIALEAYVERVRERDFATDYEVFSPLLIINGEEVSFRERQTLRIYGIDHGYNSGDRIQIHSPVVEAVSSARPPDSSYDLYLKSRGIHNRLQASPSQVELLSKDGFYHQGFFPENRRRALNFMDHSLQEPQNQLMKSVLLGNQGFLEEDLREAFAQTGTAHIIAVSGLHVGILVIVFTLFFRALGIGKQLYLWMILGILFLYGYLIAFPISMVRAGMMYGLYILAFYQHRPYDGLHALAVVGIISLFVNPLALFTVSFQLSFTATASILLLYSKFDKGLSFLPKLLRSLVAVTLAAQLGTLPLMAYYFGQISIISIGANLLLMPTMGMLLSLGITGVFLGLIIEPLGMAVNVFTNGLLTYQIALVRFLQKIPGAFMEIGTFHFGWVIGYYIIIVSIYLYIEKRGFDYDMERIQKTPAAG, translated from the coding sequence TTGGAAGTTAAAAGATTGTTTATTCCTCTGTTTTTCGCTCTGATGGCAGGGATGATTGGTAATCATTACGGTTTGGAAAAACATGAGATGATTATAGGCGCTATGGCAATAACTTGCTTCGTTGTGGTCGTCGTAATTACAGTTGCAACATTTACGGGCGTAGATTTCGGGAGAAAGCTTATAAGCAAGAGCTTTTTCCTGCTGATCGCCCTGTCATTTCTGTTAATCGGTCATCAACTGTATAGCCATCATGTTGAAAAAGATCCGCTGGCCTTTTTTACAGAGCAGGACTCAATAGCCTTAGAGGCCTATGTGGAAAGGGTAAGGGAAAGAGACTTTGCTACGGACTATGAAGTCTTCAGTCCATTGTTGATCATCAATGGGGAGGAAGTATCTTTTCGGGAAAGGCAGACCCTAAGAATTTACGGTATCGATCATGGGTATAACAGTGGGGATCGAATACAAATTCACAGCCCGGTGGTGGAGGCGGTTTCTTCCGCTAGACCGCCGGACAGTTCCTATGATCTGTACTTAAAAAGTCGAGGAATTCATAATCGGCTACAGGCCTCGCCGTCCCAGGTAGAGCTGCTTTCAAAGGATGGTTTTTATCACCAGGGATTTTTTCCGGAGAACCGACGAAGGGCCTTGAACTTTATGGATCACTCCTTGCAGGAACCCCAAAACCAGTTGATGAAAAGTGTCCTTTTGGGGAATCAAGGGTTTCTAGAAGAGGATTTACGGGAGGCCTTTGCCCAAACCGGAACTGCCCATATTATCGCAGTATCGGGTCTTCATGTGGGTATTTTAGTGATTGTCTTCACTCTGTTTTTCAGGGCATTGGGGATTGGTAAACAGCTTTATTTATGGATGATCCTTGGAATTTTATTTCTTTATGGGTATTTAATCGCCTTTCCCATTTCCATGGTCCGTGCCGGGATGATGTATGGGCTTTATATCCTGGCATTTTATCAACACCGTCCCTACGATGGGTTGCATGCCTTGGCTGTAGTAGGGATCATTTCATTATTCGTTAACCCTCTGGCCCTGTTTACCGTTTCCTTTCAACTGTCCTTTACTGCCACCGCAAGTATCCTTCTTTTGTATTCGAAGTTCGATAAAGGACTGAGTTTTTTGCCTAAGCTTCTAAGAAGTTTAGTAGCGGTAACTTTGGCGGCCCAATTGGGAACATTGCCCTTAATGGCCTACTATTTCGGTCAGATATCAATCATCTCCATCGGAGCCAATCTTCTTTTAATGCCTACCATGGGAATGCTATTAAGCCTTGGGATTACAGGGGTTTTTCTAGGGCTTATCATAGAGCCCTTAGGAATGGCGGTAAATGTTTTTACTAACGGATTGCTGACCTATCAAATTGCTTTAGTAAGATTTCTTCAAAAAATCCCCGGCGCCTTTATGGAAATAGGAACATTCCATTTTGGCTGGGTGATTGGGTATTACATAATAATTGTAAGCATATACTTATATATAGAAAAGAGGGGTTTCGATTATGATATGGAAAGAATTCAAAAAACACCTGCAGCAGGATAA
- the holA gene encoding DNA polymerase III subunit delta: MIWKEFKKHLQQDNIASLYLFTGGEKYLIDLAYKTLEKKLIDPNFKALNLTIFHDKDFDLAKFQDAVETLPFMAEKRLVVVKDPLFLGTQKKGTSKEEEERVLEVIHNLPPAVCVIFLSSKVDARKKLVKTIKKQGEYFQFDPLQESELLRWIKGKMNKEKIEVEKSTLNYFVANMDYLGRNRTKTLFDVENEVNKLIHYTRNRGRVTQKDIDLITSKSFENDIFKVMDAVEKKNKREALKQMEELIYQGEPVLKILATLSNQMKNVLKVKELSGKGYTSKVIAKRIGIHPFVATKSLKQSRNYSGKQLIGFINYITDIDAKIKSGQIEDLLGIELIVMDLCK; this comes from the coding sequence ATGATATGGAAAGAATTCAAAAAACACCTGCAGCAGGATAATATTGCCTCCTTATATTTATTTACCGGAGGGGAGAAATACCTGATCGATTTAGCATACAAAACCCTGGAAAAAAAACTGATTGATCCGAATTTCAAGGCTCTTAACCTGACCATCTTTCATGATAAGGATTTTGATTTGGCAAAGTTTCAAGATGCCGTGGAAACCCTTCCCTTTATGGCGGAAAAAAGGCTGGTGGTGGTGAAGGATCCCCTGTTTTTAGGAACACAGAAAAAGGGAACTTCTAAAGAAGAGGAAGAACGAGTGCTGGAGGTCATCCATAATTTGCCTCCGGCGGTCTGTGTGATTTTTTTATCCTCCAAGGTAGATGCCCGAAAGAAGTTGGTAAAAACCATCAAGAAACAGGGCGAATATTTTCAATTTGATCCCTTACAGGAGAGTGAACTGCTCCGTTGGATTAAAGGTAAGATGAACAAGGAAAAAATTGAGGTGGAAAAAAGCACATTGAATTACTTTGTAGCAAATATGGACTATCTCGGAAGAAACCGGACCAAAACTTTGTTTGATGTGGAAAATGAAGTAAATAAATTGATTCATTATACGAGAAACAGAGGGCGGGTCACCCAAAAGGATATTGATCTAATTACTTCCAAAAGCTTTGAAAATGATATTTTTAAGGTCATGGATGCTGTGGAGAAGAAAAACAAAAGAGAAGCCCTGAAGCAGATGGAGGAACTGATTTATCAAGGGGAGCCGGTACTGAAAATTCTTGCCACTCTGAGTAATCAGATGAAGAATGTCTTAAAGGTGAAAGAGCTCTCGGGTAAAGGCTACACCTCTAAAGTCATTGCAAAACGTATTGGCATCCACCCCTTTGTGGCTACAAAAAGTTTAAAGCAGAGTCGAAACTATTCGGGAAAGCAACTGATTGGTTTTATCAATTACATCACAGATATCGATGCGAAAATTAAAAGTGGACAGATTGAGGATCTTTTGGGAATAGAACTAATTGTAATGGATCTTTGTAAGTAA
- the rpsT gene encoding 30S ribosomal protein S20, protein MANIKSAQKRIKVIQKKTARNKLIKDDLKKTIKAFERALEGNDMDTAKEKLHSIEKKFDKAASKGVYHKAKASRKVSRLTKKFNRAV, encoded by the coding sequence ATGGCAAATATTAAATCAGCACAAAAAAGAATTAAAGTAATCCAAAAGAAAACAGCTCGTAACAAGTTAATCAAAGATGATCTAAAAAAGACCATCAAGGCTTTTGAAAGAGCTCTAGAAGGTAACGACATGGATACTGCAAAGGAAAAACTTCACTCAATTGAGAAAAAGTTTGACAAAGCAGCGTCAAAGGGTGTTTACCACAAAGCTAAAGCTTCTCGAAAAGTATCAAGATTAACAAAAAAGTTCAACCGTGCTGTATAA